From a region of the bacterium genome:
- the argB gene encoding acetylglutamate kinase, giving the protein MPGTSPRLSVDAVTEQGGVIAQGLRYVSAWKGKTVVVKFGGSVLDSSRDGTLAQDLVLLKGAGIHPILVHGGGPDITRLLERLGKTSQFVQGLRVTDEETMEVVEMVLAGRANKALVSLIIREGGQAVGLSGKDGQILIARKYQGAVDLGHVGEVQQVHPELLVQLSAQGYIPVVASLGIGEDGTSYNLNADTAAGALAVALGASKFVLLTDVEGVYRDYHGARELISELRAGDVPSLVADGTVSRGMLPKIEAAIAALRGGVPSAHIISGAIPHALLVELFTERGIGTMLNP; this is encoded by the coding sequence ATGCCGGGGACCTCTCCTAGGCTGTCCGTCGACGCGGTGACCGAACAGGGCGGGGTGATCGCCCAGGGGCTTCGCTATGTGAGCGCCTGGAAGGGCAAGACCGTCGTCGTCAAGTTCGGGGGGAGCGTGCTCGACTCGAGCCGGGACGGCACGCTGGCCCAGGATCTCGTGCTCCTGAAAGGCGCCGGCATCCATCCGATTCTCGTGCACGGAGGCGGACCCGATATCACGCGCCTGTTGGAGCGGTTGGGGAAGACGTCGCAGTTCGTGCAGGGGCTCCGCGTCACCGACGAGGAGACGATGGAGGTCGTGGAGATGGTGCTCGCCGGCCGCGCGAACAAGGCCCTCGTGTCCCTGATCATTCGCGAGGGCGGTCAGGCCGTGGGCCTCAGCGGGAAAGATGGGCAGATCCTCATCGCCCGCAAGTACCAGGGCGCGGTCGATCTCGGCCACGTCGGCGAGGTGCAACAGGTGCATCCCGAGCTGCTGGTGCAGCTCAGCGCGCAAGGCTATATCCCCGTGGTGGCCTCGCTCGGGATCGGAGAGGACGGGACGAGCTACAACCTCAATGCCGATACCGCGGCCGGGGCGCTCGCGGTCGCGCTCGGCGCGAGCAAGTTTGTGCTGCTGACCGATGTCGAGGGCGTCTACCGCGATTACCATGGGGCGAGAGAGCTCATCTCCGAGTTGCGCGCGGGTGACGTCCCCTCACTCGTCGCGGATGGCACGGTGAGCCGGGGGATGCTGCCGAAGATCGAGGCGGCGATCGCGGCGCTCCGCGGAGGAGTCCCGAGCGCCCACATCATCAGCGGCGCGATTCCGCACGCGCTGCTCGTCGAGTTGTTTACCGAGCGGGGCATCGGGACGATGCTCAACCCGTGA